The DNA segment ACCAGCGTCAGCGGAGTGCGCAGGCTCTCGGCCAGCTGATCGAGGAGCCGGGCCCGGCGCACGAACGTCCGGGGGACCGTCGGCACGGCGAACCGTGCGGCGAGAACCGGGTCACCGCCCGGGGTCACCGCCCTCATTCCGGCATCGCCGTGGCTCCCGTCGGCGGAGCGTGACTTCGTACCCATCACACGCCTCGTGGATGCCCGAGCGATACGACACCCTCAACACCCACCCTCCGATCGTCACCCCGGACCGCCCCGCCCGCAAGCGATCAGCCCGCCCGCCGGCGATCACCGGGCGGGCCAGGGGCCCGGCATCCAAGGAAGGCGTCGAGCATCCGCCGCAGCAGGTCCTTCAGGCCGGCCGTTCCGGGTCCCGGCGGTCCGTCTGGGTCGTTGCGGTCGGCTTCACGCGCCGGTCCGCCGGGTTCGGCAGGTGTTCCGCCGGCCCGGGGGACTCCAGCGGGTAAGGCGTCGAGCATCCGCCGCAGCAGGTCCTTCAGGCCGGCCGTTCCGGGTCCCGGCGGCCCTCGTCGGTCGCCGCGGCCGGCTTCACGCGCAGGTCCGCGGGGTTCGGCCGGTGTTCCACCAGCCCGCGGGACTCCAGCCGGTCAGGCGTCCAGCATCCGCCGCAGCAGGTCGCGCAGAGCCAGCCGTTCCTGGTCCGACAGACCCGCCAGCGGCTCGCGGGCGAACCGCAGGGAATCCCGCAGGCTGCGCGCCACCCGGCGGCCCTCGTCGGTCGCCGCGGCCAGCTTCACGCGTCGGTCCGCCGGGTCCGGGCGGCGCTCCACCAGCCCGCGGGACTCCAGCCGGTCCACGATGCCGGTCACGTTCGACGGCTCGCAGCGCAGCCGCTGGGCCAGCTTCCGCATCGGCAGCGGCTCCAGCGACAGCAGGCTCAGCAGCCGCGCCTGCGCGCCGGTCAGGGCGTGCTCGGCGGCGGCCTCCTCGTACTCTTCGTGGTAGCGGGCCACGACCGAGCCGATGAGGTCGACGACTTCCAGGGTCAGTTCATCGGGACGCTGGGTCTTCTGCGGAATGGTGGCCATGCTCTCAGGGTACCCCCATTACTTGACATCCTGAAATATTCAGGAGCATGGTTGTTTCAGGTACTGAAGTAAAAATGCACGGACGGAAAGGCGCACCCCCCATGATCAACCGCGAATGGCACCTCCTCTCCCGCCCCGTCGGCTGGCCCAAGCCCGAGGACTTCGCCTTGGTCGAGGCCGAGATGCCGACCCCCGGCGAGGGCCAGGTCCTCGTACGGAACAAGTACCTCTCCGTCGACCCGTACATGCGCGGACGCATGTCGGCGGCCAAGTCCTACGTCGCCCCCTTCGAGCTCGGCAAGGTCATGCAGGGCGGCGCCGTCGGTGAGGTCGTCGAGTCCAACGCCGAGGGCATCGCCGTCGGCGACCACGTCCTGCACTTCTTCGGATGGCGCGAGTACGCCGCGGTGGACGCCAAGACCGCCGTCAAGGTCGACCCGGACGCCGCGCCCCTGTCCACGTACCTCGGCGTCCTCGGCATGACCGGCCTCACCGCCTACGCCGGCCTGCTGCGCACCGCCGTATTCAAGGAGGGCGACTCCGTCTTCGTGTCCGGTGCGGCCGGTGCCGTCGGCAGCCAGGTCGGGCAGATCGCCAAGCTCAAGGGCGCCTCCCGGGTCATCGGCTCCGCCGGATCCGACGAGAAGGTCAAACTCCTGGTGGAGGAGTACGGCTTCGACGCCGCCTTCAACTACAAGAACGGCTCGGTCGCCGAGCAGCTGCGCGAGGCCGCCCCCGACGGCATCGACGTGTACTTCGACAACGTGGGCGGCGACCACCTGGAGGCCGCCATCGGGCAGCTCAACCTCCACGGCCGGATCGCCATCTGCGGCATGATCTCGGTCTACAACAACACCGAGCCCGCCCCCGGCCCGAAGAACCTCGCCCGCCTCATCGCGACCCGCGCCCGCATCGAGGGCCTCCTCGTCGGCGACCACTACGACCTGCAGCCGCAGTTCGTCCAGGAGGTCGGCCCCTGGGTCGCCTCGGGTCAGCTCAAGTACCGCGAGACGGTCGTCGAGGGCATCGAGAACAACCTGGAGGCGTTCCTCGGGGTCCTGCGCGGCGACAACACCGGGAAGATGATCGTCAAGCTGTAGGGCCGGGCTGGGGCTTGCACCGGGATCCGGGCCGCGCCCTGTGCTGAGTTTCCGACATGCGGTAACTTCTTTCCGAAATC comes from the Streptomyces sp. NBC_00443 genome and includes:
- a CDS encoding NADP-dependent oxidoreductase is translated as MINREWHLLSRPVGWPKPEDFALVEAEMPTPGEGQVLVRNKYLSVDPYMRGRMSAAKSYVAPFELGKVMQGGAVGEVVESNAEGIAVGDHVLHFFGWREYAAVDAKTAVKVDPDAAPLSTYLGVLGMTGLTAYAGLLRTAVFKEGDSVFVSGAAGAVGSQVGQIAKLKGASRVIGSAGSDEKVKLLVEEYGFDAAFNYKNGSVAEQLREAAPDGIDVYFDNVGGDHLEAAIGQLNLHGRIAICGMISVYNNTEPAPGPKNLARLIATRARIEGLLVGDHYDLQPQFVQEVGPWVASGQLKYRETVVEGIENNLEAFLGVLRGDNTGKMIVKL
- a CDS encoding MarR family winged helix-turn-helix transcriptional regulator, which gives rise to MATIPQKTQRPDELTLEVVDLIGSVVARYHEEYEEAAAEHALTGAQARLLSLLSLEPLPMRKLAQRLRCEPSNVTGIVDRLESRGLVERRPDPADRRVKLAAATDEGRRVARSLRDSLRFAREPLAGLSDQERLALRDLLRRMLDA